A genome region from Neisseria meningitidis includes the following:
- a CDS encoding response regulator encodes MEVQLPKIKTVRVMLAGMTAQQESVFKMAFKMHNTTRYETVSPSDGSAVPDLVLADTDAEGGFELWKELAERYKDIPVAVCSEKVPDSEVPYLPKPIRFETLFPMLRKLLQGENVYGKSFIAPADRSAKNNGNVQRTVTIRQFNPNKGLLGALRFAEKNRQDIAILHGNKPVLIVFPSIQRVLLTESVQKLEELCKDENLQVSCKTVPDNPQWREKAKVGIMSCMWQFSIWTAQGRLIYPISPDTPFTLKSWPNLTRLANVPGSIRLSAFLTKASVNLNVLYKVMPLNLNDILNYLAATYTTGFLSVDLKTVSQQAYSDMADKINIGADSASDSEMMKKAEKITTPSQSQSRGLLQRLMKKLLGS; translated from the coding sequence ATGGAAGTTCAACTGCCGAAAATTAAAACAGTACGCGTAATGTTGGCGGGGATGACGGCGCAGCAGGAATCCGTTTTCAAAATGGCATTCAAAATGCACAATACCACCCGTTATGAAACAGTATCCCCTTCAGACGGCAGTGCCGTGCCCGATTTGGTTTTGGCGGATACCGATGCCGAGGGCGGTTTTGAACTTTGGAAAGAGCTTGCCGAGCGTTATAAGGATATACCCGTCGCCGTCTGTTCGGAGAAAGTTCCCGATTCTGAAGTTCCCTACCTGCCCAAACCGATTCGGTTTGAAACATTGTTTCCTATGCTCCGCAAATTGTTGCAGGGCGAGAATGTTTATGGGAAATCGTTTATTGCACCCGCAGACCGGTCGGCGAAAAATAACGGGAATGTGCAGCGTACGGTTACGATACGCCAGTTTAACCCGAATAAAGGATTATTGGGGGCGTTGCGGTTTGCGGAAAAGAACAGGCAGGACATCGCTATCTTGCATGGAAATAAGCCGGTCCTTATTGTTTTCCCCTCGATACAACGGGTTTTGCTGACAGAAAGTGTGCAAAAACTCGAAGAATTGTGCAAAGACGAAAATTTGCAGGTCAGCTGCAAGACTGTTCCCGATAACCCGCAATGGCGCGAAAAGGCTAAAGTAGGCATTATGTCCTGTATGTGGCAGTTTTCCATTTGGACGGCGCAGGGCAGGTTGATTTATCCGATTTCTCCCGATACTCCGTTTACGTTGAAATCTTGGCCAAACCTAACCCGGTTGGCAAATGTGCCGGGGTCGATACGCTTGTCGGCATTTCTGACCAAGGCATCCGTCAACCTTAACGTGTTGTATAAAGTGATGCCTTTAAACCTCAATGATATTCTGAATTATCTTGCGGCAACCTATACAACCGGGTTTTTGTCGGTAGATTTAAAAACGGTTTCACAACAGGCATACTCCGATATGGCGGATAAAATAAATATCGGAGCCGATTCTGCCTCTGATAGTGAAATGATGAAAAAAGCGGAAAAAATCACAACACCATCCCAATCCCAGTCGCGCGGCCTTCTGCAAAGGCTGATGAAAAAACTGTTGGGCAGCTAA
- a CDS encoding GTP-binding protein, translated as MRENKIIFTGPVGVGKTTAIAAISDEALVQTDASASDMTLDRKRNTTVAMDYGAISLDEDTKVHLYGTPGQERFNFMWEILSQGSMGLVLLLDNARTNPLKDLEFFLHSFRGLLEKAPVVVGITKMDIRSQPGIDVYHKYLAKHNLNVPVFEIDARKEDDVKQLVSAMLFSIDPGLEV; from the coding sequence ATGAGAGAAAATAAAATTATTTTCACAGGACCTGTCGGCGTAGGGAAAACCACTGCCATTGCGGCTATTTCGGACGAAGCACTCGTTCAGACCGATGCTTCCGCATCCGATATGACTTTGGATAGGAAAAGGAATACGACAGTGGCGATGGACTACGGGGCCATCAGCTTGGATGAGGATACCAAAGTCCATTTATATGGTACGCCCGGTCAGGAACGGTTCAACTTTATGTGGGAAATCTTAAGCCAAGGCAGTATGGGTTTGGTCTTGCTTTTAGATAATGCCCGAACCAATCCGTTGAAAGATTTGGAATTCTTTTTACATTCGTTTCGAGGGCTGCTGGAGAAGGCACCCGTCGTTGTCGGTATTACCAAGATGGATATACGCTCTCAGCCCGGTATCGACGTGTATCACAAATATCTTGCAAAACATAATCTTAATGTTCCGGTTTTTGAAATTGATGCCCGTAAGGAAGATGACGTAAAACAATTGGTTAGCGCAATGTTATTTTCTATTGATCCGGGACTGGAGGTTTAA
- a CDS encoding roadblock/LC7 domain-containing protein: MQQLLISILEDLNNTSTDIIASAVISTDGLPMATMLPSHLNSDRVGAISATLLALGSRSVQELACGELEQVMIKGKSGYILLSQAGKDAVLVLVAKETGRLGLILLDAKRAARHIAEAI; this comes from the coding sequence ATGCAGCAATTATTGATTTCAATCCTTGAAGATTTAAACAATACATCTACGGATATTATCGCGTCTGCCGTTATCTCAACCGACGGATTGCCGATGGCGACAATGCTTCCTTCACATTTGAATTCGGACAGGGTAGGGGCGATTTCTGCCACTTTGCTTGCTTTGGGGAGTCGCTCGGTGCAGGAACTCGCCTGCGGGGAATTGGAACAAGTGATGATTAAAGGAAAATCAGGCTATATCCTTTTAAGTCAGGCGGGTAAAGATGCCGTGTTGGTGCTGGTGGCAAAAGAAACCGGCAGACTTGGTTTAATCCTATTGGATGCCAAACGTGCGGCAAGGCATATTGCGGAAGCCATATAA
- a CDS encoding IgG-binding virulence factor TspB family protein: MMYSFEANANAVKISETVSVDTGQGAKIHKFVPKNSKTYSSDLIKTVDLTHIPTGAKARINAKITASVSRAGVLAGVGKLARLGAKFSTRAVPYVGTALLAHDVYETFKEDIQARGYQYDPETDKFAKVSG; encoded by the coding sequence ATGATGTATTCGTTTGAAGCGAATGCAAATGCAGTAAAAATATCTGAAACTGTTTCAGTTGATACCGGACAAGGTGCGAAAATTCATAAGTTTGTACCTAAAAATAGTAAAACTTATTCATCTGATTTAATAAAAACGGTAGATTTAACACACATCCCTACGGGCGCAAAAGCCCGAATCAACGCCAAAATAACCGCCAGCGTATCCCGCGCCGGCGTATTGGCGGGGGTCGGCAAACTTGCCCGCTTAGGCGCGAAATTCAGCACAAGGGCGGTTCCCTATGTCGGAACAGCCCTTTTAGCCCACGACGTATACGAAACTTTCAAAGAAGACATACAGGCACGAGGCTACCAATACGACCCCGAAACCGACAAATTTGCAAAGGTCTCAGGCTAA
- a CDS encoding DUF1132 family protein, producing MNKPFITQAQLALYKYQPSSKYFGQSMAVIAQSEFVEFAKINKSENVIDCFSFFWNRRIKHDIWLISFSDNSEMVIKESLKDGHKIYKFEFCEIVDNCNFDDVFV from the coding sequence ATGAACAAGCCGTTTATCACTCAGGCGCAGTTGGCACTTTATAAATATCAGCCGTCCAGCAAGTATTTTGGGCAATCGATGGCGGTTATAGCGCAATCTGAATTTGTTGAATTTGCGAAGATTAATAAGTCTGAAAATGTTATTGATTGTTTCTCTTTTTTCTGGAATAGAAGAATTAAACATGATATTTGGCTAATCTCATTTTCTGATAATTCAGAAATGGTAATTAAAGAATCTCTGAAAGATGGTCATAAAATATACAAATTTGAATTTTGCGAAATTGTCGATAATTGCAATTTTGATGATGTATTCGTTTGA
- a CDS encoding major capsid protein, translating to MKFINTCRKYGAKLAVVTAAPLALAAHANATLPDTAKNALEAAKADGMEAGWIVVGVFAALFVFSIVKRVMK from the coding sequence ATGAAATTTATTAACACCTGCCGTAAATACGGCGCAAAACTGGCTGTTGTAACAGCTGCTCCCCTGGCTTTGGCCGCACATGCAAATGCAACGTTGCCCGATACAGCAAAAAACGCTTTGGAAGCCGCAAAAGCGGACGGTATGGAAGCCGGTTGGATTGTAGTGGGCGTTTTCGCCGCGCTTTTTGTCTTTTCCATCGTTAAGAGAGTGATGAAGTAA
- a CDS encoding HlyD family type I secretion periplasmic adaptor subunit, with protein sequence MFFSALKSFLSRYITVWRNVWAVRDQLEPPKRTAEEQAFLPAHLELTDTPVSAAPKWAARFIMAFALLALLWSWFGKIDIVAAASGKTVSGGRSKTIQPLETVVVKAVHVRDGQHVKQGETLAELEAVGTDSDVVQSEQALQAAQLSKLRYEAVLAALESRTVPHIDMAQARSLGLSDADVQSAQVLAQHQYQAWAAQDAQLQSALRGHQAELQSAKAQEQKLVSVGAIEQQKTADYRRLRADNFISEHAFLEQQSKSVSNWNDLESTRGQMRQIQAAIAQAEQNRVLNTQNLKRDTLDALRQANEQIDQYRGQTDKAKQRQQLMTIQSPADGTVQELATYTVGGVVQAAQKMMVVAPDDDKMDVEVLVLNKDIGFVEQGQDAVVKIESFPYTRYGYLTGKVKSVSHDAVSHEQLGLVYTAVVSLDKHTLNIDGKAVNLTAGMNVTAEIKTGKRRVLDYLLSPLQTKLDESFRER encoded by the coding sequence ATGTTTTTCTCCGCCCTGAAATCCTTTCTTTCCCGCTACATTACCGTATGGCGCAATGTTTGGGCGGTGCGCGACCAGTTGGAACCGCCCAAACGCACGGCGGAAGAACAGGCGTTTTTGCCCGCGCATTTGGAACTGACCGATACGCCGGTCTCTGCCGCTCCGAAATGGGCGGCGCGTTTTATTATGGCGTTTGCGCTTTTGGCTTTGTTGTGGTCCTGGTTCGGCAAAATCGATATTGTGGCGGCGGCTTCGGGCAAAACGGTGTCGGGCGGGCGCAGCAAAACCATCCAGCCGCTGGAAACGGTGGTGGTTAAGGCGGTACATGTGCGCGACGGGCAGCATGTGAAACAGGGAGAAACGCTGGCGGAACTGGAGGCTGTGGGAACAGACAGCGATGTGGTGCAGTCGGAGCAGGCTTTGCAGGCTGCCCAATTGTCCAAACTGCGTTATGAAGCGGTATTGGCGGCATTGGAAAGCCGTACCGTGCCGCATATCGATATGGCGCAAGCACGGTCTTTAGGTCTCTCCGATGCCGATGTGCAATCGGCGCAGGTGTTGGCGCAGCACCAGTATCAGGCATGGGCGGCGCAGGATGCGCAATTGCAGTCGGCTTTGCGCGGCCATCAGGCGGAATTGCAGTCGGCCAAGGCGCAGGAGCAGAAGCTGGTTTCGGTGGGGGCGATCGAGCAGCAGAAAACAGCAGACTACCGCCGTTTGCGGGCCGACAATTTTATTTCGGAACATGCGTTTTTGGAGCAGCAGAGCAAATCGGTCAGCAATTGGAACGATTTGGAAAGTACGCGCGGTCAGATGAGGCAGATTCAGGCGGCCATTGCACAGGCGGAGCAGAATCGGGTGCTGAATACGCAGAACCTGAAACGCGATACGCTGGATGCGCTGCGCCAGGCAAACGAACAGATTGACCAATACCGCGGCCAAACGGATAAGGCAAAGCAGCGGCAGCAGCTGATGACAATACAGTCGCCTGCGGACGGCACGGTGCAGGAATTGGCCACCTATACGGTGGGCGGTGTGGTGCAGGCTGCCCAAAAAATGATGGTGGTTGCGCCCGATGACGACAAAATGGACGTGGAAGTTTTGGTATTGAACAAAGACATCGGTTTTGTGGAACAGGGACAGGATGCGGTGGTGAAGATTGAGAGTTTTCCCTATACGCGCTACGGTTATCTGACGGGCAAGGTGAAAAGTGTCAGCCATGATGCGGTAAGCCACGAACAGTTGGGCTTGGTTTATACGGCGGTGGTGTCGCTGGACAAACATACCTTGAATATTGACGGCAAAGCAGTGAATCTGACGGCGGGCATGAATGTCACGGCGGAGATTAAAACGGGTAAACGGCGGGTGCTGGATTATCTGTTAAGCCCGCTGCAAACCAAATTGGACGAAAGCTTTAGGGAGCGATAG
- a CDS encoding TolC family protein, translating into MTLLNLMIMQDYGISVCLTLTPYLQHELFSAMKSYFSKYILPVSLFTLPLSLSPSVSAFTLPEAWRAAQQHSADFQASHYQRDAVRARQQQAKAAFLPHVSANASYQRQPPSISSTRETQGWSVQVGQTLFDAAKFAQYRQSRFDTQAAEQRFDAAREELLLKVAESYFNVLLSRDTVAAHAAEKEAYAQQVRQAQALFNKGAATALDIHEAKAGYDNALAQEIAVLAEKQTYENQLNDYTGLDSKQIEAIDTANLLARYLPKLERYSLDEWQRIALSNNHEYRMQQLALQSSGQALRAAQNSRYPTVSAHVGYQNNLYTSSAQNNDYHYRGKGMSVGVQLNLPLYTGGELSGKIHEAEAQYGAAEAQLTATERHIKLAVRQAYTESGAARYQIMAQERVLESSRLKLKSTETGQQYGIRNRLEVIRARQEVAQAEQKLAQARYKFMLAYLRLVKESGLGLETVFAE; encoded by the coding sequence ATGACATTGCTCAATCTAATGATAATGCAAGATTACGGTATTTCCGTTTGCCTGACACTGACGCCCTATTTGCAACATGAACTATTTTCGGCTATGAAATCCTATTTTTCCAAATATATCCTACCCGTTTCACTTTTTACCTTGCCACTATCCCTTTCCCCATCCGTTTCGGCTTTTACGCTGCCTGAAGCATGGCGGGCGGCGCAGCAACATTCGGCTGATTTTCAAGCGTCCCATTACCAGCGTGATGCAGTGCGCGCACGGCAACAACAAGCCAAGGCCGCATTCCTTCCCCATGTATCCGCCAATGCCAGCTACCAGCGCCAGCCGCCATCGATTTCTTCCACCCGCGAAACACAGGGATGGAGCGTGCAGGTGGGACAAACCTTATTTGACGCTGCCAAATTTGCACAATACCGCCAAAGCAGGTTCGATACGCAGGCTGCAGAACAGCGTTTCGATGCGGCACGCGAAGAATTGCTGTTGAAAGTTGCCGAAAGTTATTTCAACGTTTTACTCAGCCGAGACACCGTTGCCGCCCATGCGGCGGAAAAAGAGGCTTATGCCCAGCAGGTAAGGCAGGCGCAGGCTTTATTCAATAAAGGTGCTGCCACCGCGCTGGATATTCACGAAGCCAAAGCCGGTTACGACAATGCCCTGGCCCAAGAAATCGCCGTATTGGCTGAGAAACAAACCTATGAAAACCAGTTGAACGACTACACCGGCCTGGACAGCAAACAAATCGAGGCCATAGATACCGCCAACCTGTTGGCACGCTATCTGCCCAAGCTGGAACGTTACAGTCTGGATGAATGGCAGCGCATTGCCTTATCCAACAATCATGAATACCGGATGCAGCAGCTTGCCCTGCAAAGCAGCGGACAGGCGCTTCGGGCAGCACAGAACAGCCGCTATCCCACCGTTTCTGCCCATGTCGGCTATCAGAATAACCTCTACACTTCATCTGCGCAGAATAATGACTACCACTATCGGGGCAAAGGGATGAGCGTCGGCGTACAGTTGAATTTGCCGCTTTATACCGGCGGAGAATTGTCGGGCAAAATCCATGAAGCCGAAGCGCAATACGGGGCTGCCGAAGCACAGCTGACCGCAACCGAGCGGCACATCAAACTCGCCGTACGCCAGGCTTATACCGAAAGCGGTGCGGCGCGTTACCAAATCATGGCGCAAGAACGGGTTTTGGAAAGCAGCCGTTTGAAACTGAAATCGACCGAAACCGGCCAACAATACGGCATCCGCAACCGGCTGGAAGTAATACGGGCGCGGCAGGAAGTCGCCCAAGCAGAACAGAAACTGGCTCAAGCACGGTATAAATTCATGCTGGCTTATTTGCGCTTGGTGAAAGAGAGCGGGTTAGGGTTGGAAACGGTATTTGCGGAATAA
- a CDS encoding IS630 family transposase (programmed frameshift), whose translation MSQTAATFNLSRNTLYLWIRLKKQTGSLKHQVTGLNAVKSDRQKPAQYIGQHQDAYLHEIAKHFDCTAATICYALKQMGITRKKRPTTYKEQDPAKVTHYLTQPAEFSDYQRVYLDETGFDRYLFRPYARSLKGQIVKAQISGKRYQRLSLVSAQVGNRLIAPMVYQNTMTGVFFEAWFQQCLLPALTQKSVIILDNARFHRMGVLREMAEKLGHKVLPLAPYSPELNPIEKVWANIKRYLRTVLSDYARFDDALLSYFDFN comes from the exons ATCAGCCAAACCGCAGCAACGTTTAACTTGTCAAGAAACACGCTTTACCTGTGGATTCGCCTTAAAAAACAAACAGGCAGCCTAAAACATCAAGTTACCGGTCTAAATGCCGTCAAATCGGATAGGCAAAAACCGGCTCAATATATTGGGCAACACCAGGATGCCTATCTGCATGAAATCGCCAAACATTTTGATTGTACGGCAGCCACCATTTGCTATGCACTCAAACAGATGGGGATAACGCGCAAAAAAAGAC CCACCACTTACAAAGAACAAGACCCGGCCAAAGTAACGCATTATTTGACACAGCCGGCCGAATTTTCCGACTACCAACGTGTTTATTTGGATGAAACAGGATTTGACCGCTACCTGTTCCGTCCCTATGCCCGCAGCCTGAAAGGGCAAATAGTGAAAGCGCAGATAAGTGGAAAAAGATACCAACGCTTATCTTTGGTGTCCGCACAAGTCGGCAACCGGCTGATTGCTCCGATGGTTTATCAAAATACGATGACCGGAGTCTTTTTTGAAGCGTGGTTTCAGCAATGCCTACTGCCCGCATTGACTCAAAAATCGGTGATTATTTTAGATAATGCGCGATTTCACCGTATGGGTGTCTTACGGGAAATGGCGGAAAAATTGGGACATAAGGTATTGCCTCTTGCACCTTATTCACCTGAGCTCAACCCGATTGAGAAAGTGTGGGCGAATATTAAGCGGTATCTGCGAACCGTTTTGTCTGATTACGCCCGATTTGACGATGCACTACTGTCCTATTTTGATTTTAATTGA
- a CDS encoding RelA/SpoT family protein, whose product MTAISPIQDTQSATLQELREWFDSYCAALPNNDKKLVLAARSLAEAHYPADAATPYGEPLPDHFLGAAQMVHELDLLPDAVAATLLADIGRYVPDWNLLVSERCNSTVAELVKGVDEVQKLTHFARVDSLATPEERAQQAETMRKMLLAMVTDIRVVLIKLAMRTRTLQFLSNAPDSPEKRAVAKETLDIFAPLANRLGVWQLKWQLEDLGFRHQEPEKYREIALLLDEKRTERLEYIENFLNILRGELKKYNVHFEVAGRPKHIYSIYKKMVKKKLSFDGLFDIRAVRILIDTVPECYTTLGIVHSLWQPIPGEFDDYIANPKGNGYKSLHTVIVGPEDKGVEVQIRTFDMHQFNEFGVAAHWRYKEGGKGDSAYEQKIAWLRQLLDWRENMAESGKEDLAAAFKTELFNDTIYVLTPHGKVLSLPTGATPIDFAYALHSSIGDRCRGAKVEGQIVPLSTPLENGQRVEIITAKEGHPSVNWLYEGWVKSNKAIGKIRAYIRQQNADTVREEGRVQLDKQLAKLTPKPNLQELAENLGYKKPEDLYTAVGQGEISNRAIQKACGTLNEPPPVPVSETTIVKQSKIKKGGKNGVLIDGEDGLMTTLAKCCKPAPPDDIVGFVTRDRGISVHRKTCPSFRHLAEQAPEKVLDASWAALQEGQVFAVDIEIRAQDRSGLLRDVSDALARHKLNVTAVQTQSRDLEASMRFTLEVKQVTDLPRVLASLGDVKGVLSVTRL is encoded by the coding sequence ATGACCGCCATCAGCCCGATTCAAGACACGCAAAGCGCGACTCTGCAAGAATTGCGCGAATGGTTCGACAGCTACTGCGCCGCGCTGCCGAACAACGATAAAAAACTTGTCTTAGCCGCCCGTTCGCTGGCGGAAGCACATTACCCCGCCGATGCCGCCACGCCGTATGGCGAGCCGCTGCCCGACCACTTCCTCGGCGCGGCGCAAATGGTTCATGAACTCGACCTGCTGCCCGATGCCGTCGCCGCCACCCTGCTTGCCGACATCGGACGCTACGTCCCCGATTGGAACCTATTGGTTTCCGAACGCTGCAACAGTACCGTCGCCGAGCTGGTCAAAGGTGTGGACGAAGTGCAGAAACTCACCCACTTCGCCCGGGTGGACAGCCTCGCCACGCCAGAAGAACGCGCCCAGCAGGCAGAAACTATGCGGAAAATGCTGCTGGCGATGGTTACCGACATCCGCGTCGTGTTAATCAAACTGGCGATGCGTACGCGCACCCTGCAATTTTTAAGCAACGCCCCCGACAGCCCCGAAAAACGCGCCGTCGCCAAAGAAACCCTCGACATCTTCGCCCCGCTCGCCAACCGTTTGGGCGTGTGGCAGCTCAAATGGCAGCTCGAAGATTTGGGCTTCCGCCATCAAGAGCCCGAAAAATACCGCGAAATCGCGCTGCTTTTGGACGAAAAACGCACCGAACGCCTCGAATACATCGAAAACTTCCTCAACATCCTGCGCGGTGAACTCAAGAAATACAATGTCCATTTCGAAGTCGCCGGCCGTCCGAAACACATCTACTCCATTTACAAAAAAATGGTGAAGAAAAAACTCAGCTTCGACGGCCTCTTTGACATCCGCGCCGTGCGGATTCTGATTGATACCGTCCCCGAGTGTTACACCACGCTGGGCATCGTCCACAGCCTCTGGCAGCCCATTCCCGGCGAGTTCGACGACTACATCGCCAACCCCAAAGGCAACGGCTATAAAAGTTTGCACACCGTCATCGTCGGCCCGGAAGACAAAGGCGTGGAAGTGCAAATCCGCACCTTCGATATGCACCAATTCAACGAATTCGGTGTCGCCGCCCACTGGCGTTACAAAGAGGGCGGCAAAGGCGATTCAGCCTACGAACAGAAAATCGCCTGGTTGCGCCAACTCTTGGACTGGCGCGAAAACATGGCGGAAAGTGGCAAGGAAGACCTCGCCGCCGCCTTCAAAACCGAGCTTTTCAACGACACGATTTATGTCCTGACCCCGCACGGCAAAGTCCTCTCCCTGCCCACGGGCGCGACCCCCATCGACTTCGCCTACGCCCTGCACAGCAGCATCGGCGACCGTTGCCGCGGTGCGAAAGTCGAAGGGCAGATTGTGCCGCTGTCCACCCCGCTCGAAAACGGACAGCGCGTCGAAATCATTACCGCCAAAGAAGGGCATCCTTCCGTCAACTGGCTCTACGAAGGCTGGGTCAAATCCAACAAGGCAATCGGCAAAATCCGCGCCTACATCCGCCAGCAAAACGCCGACACCGTGCGCGAAGAAGGCCGCGTCCAACTCGACAAACAGCTTGCCAAACTCACGCCCAAACCCAACCTGCAAGAGCTTGCCGAAAATCTCGGCTACAAAAAGCCAGAAGACCTCTACACCGCCGTCGGACAAGGCGAAATTTCCAACCGCGCCATCCAAAAAGCCTGCGGCACGCTGAACGAACCGCCGCCCGTACCCGTCAGCGAAACCACCATCGTCAAACAGTCCAAAATCAAAAAAGGCGGCAAAAACGGCGTGCTCATCGACGGCGAAGACGGTCTGATGACCACGCTTGCCAAATGCTGCAAACCCGCGCCGCCCGACGACATTGTCGGCTTCGTTACCCGCGATCGCGGCATTTCGGTACACCGCAAAACCTGCCCCTCTTTCCGACACCTCGCCGAACAAGCACCTGAAAAAGTGCTGGACGCAAGCTGGGCGGCGTTGCAGGAAGGACAAGTGTTCGCCGTCGATATCGAAATCCGCGCCCAAGACCGCTCCGGGCTTTTGCGCGACGTATCCGACGCACTCGCCCGCCACAAACTCAACGTTACCGCCGTGCAAACCCAGTCCCGCGACTTGGAAGCCAGCATGAGGTTCACGCTCGAAGTCAAACAAGTTACCGACCTCCCACGCGTCCTCGCCAGCCTCGGCGACGTCAAAGGCGTATTGAGCGTTACCCGGCTTTAA